In the genome of Chloroflexota bacterium, the window TGATCTCGACCCGGTTCGCGTCCAGCTCGTCGAAGGCGAAGCGGGTCAGCAACTGAACGGTCTCGCGGACGTATCCGTTGCCCTCAGCGTCCTGTCGCACCCAGTAGCCGATCTCGAACAGTCGGAACGGCCAGTTCAGGCGGTGAATGCCGCTGCCCCCGACGACGTGCCGCGTCTTGCGATCCACAATCGCCATCGCCAGGTCTTCGCGCAGCAACCAGCGAGCGTGTGCGCGGCGCGTGTAGTCGATGGCATCATCAGGGTTGCGGTAGGCATCGACCCAGGGCATCCACGGCCCGAGGTGGTCCCGCGAGTTGTCGATGGCGTCCCAGAGCATGCGGCTGTCGGCGTCCGTCCACGGACGCACGATCACGCGCTCACCTACAAGCTGCTCGGGCAGATCCACCAGTATTGGCGGCAAGTCGTCCATCGGCTGTCCTCGTGCGCGCGGCCTGAATTCGGCTCGGCAAGTGGCCGCTCTTGTTCGATCATGCCATGCCACACGGGCGCTCAGGAATCATCTTGCCGACAGATTCCCGGTTCGGAATATGCCGTCCGGCCCGAACGTTGGACCGGGTAGAACATCCAGGAGCGGCGCGCTGGGCCGATCCAGCCGACCGATCTCCCCGAGAGGACCGATCATGAAGGACTTCGCGAAGCTGGTGACCTATGCTCGCGAGGAGCTGGGCGCCGTCCACGAGTACGAGCGGTACCGCCCGAATCACTTCACCCTGCGCCGTATTGCTGAGCTGCTCCCGAGCGCCCACGTCGAGATCGTCGGGGCGTCCTGGTGCAAGGACTGCAAGCGCGAGGTTCCGCGCTTCGCCGCGATCGCCGAGCGGCTGCACGGCTGGACTGTCGAGCTGCTGGGCGACGACCGGGCGACGCGTGAGCGACTGGCGATCGAGCGCATCCCGACGTTCATCGTGCGGGCCGCCGCCGGCGGCAAGGAGCTGGGACGGATCGTCGAGTCGCCGGCCGGCGCGTCGCTCGAAGACGATCTGCTGGCCATCGCGGAGGCCCACCCCAGCCAGATTCTGGCCTGACGCTGAGACGGAGGCCCTCACCCGGGGGTGAGGGCCTTCCAGGATCTGGGGAGTGAGGGCCTTTCCTACGCCGACCGGCGCACCGGGCGTCGCTCAGAGGTCGCCGCGGCGCTCTGGTGGCCGTCGAGCCGGAAGCCGGCCACCAGCTCCCGCAGCTCGGCGGCTGACTCCGCGAGCTTCTGGGACTGCATGCTGCCGACTTGAATCTGCGTCGCCATCTCTTCGGCGGTCGCCGAGACTTCCTCGGCCGCCGCGCTGCTCTCCTCCGAGACGGCCGCGATGGACTCCACCGACGCATTGACCTCGTGGCTCTGGCCGACCATCAGGTTGGCCGCTGAGAGGCAGGCCTCAGCGCCGTCGTTGACCCGCACAATCGCTTCAGCCGCGGACCGTGAGCTGGCGTCCAGCGCCTCGGCGGCCGACGAGATGTCGGCGATGTGCGACGAGCTTGAGGCAACTACCCGCTCGATCTGTGAGAAGGCCAGCCGCGCCTGATCGACGCGCTCGACGCCGGCGTCGATGGTCCCCTCGCCGGAGGCCATCGCCTGGACGGCCTGCCGCGTGCCTTGCTGGATCTCGTGGACGAACGTACCGATGGCCTGCGTCTCGCGGCGCGACCGCTCGGCCAGCTTGCGGACCTCGTCCGCGACGATGGCGAAACCGCGTCCTTGCTCGCCCGCGCGGGCCGCTTCGATGGCGGCGTTCAGGGCGAGGAGATTGGTCTGCTCGGCGATGTCTTCAATGGTCTCCACAACCGTCTCGATGCGCTCGCCGAGCTGCCCGAGCAGCTCGACGTGGTGAGCCGTCTGATCGTGTACGGCACGGATGTTCGCCATCGCCTGCGCGATCTCGCGGACGGCCTCGCCGCCGTGGCCCAGGGACACCACCGTCTGCTGGCTGTCCTCGCTGATGCTGTGGGCCATGTCGCCCACGCGGTGGGCATGCTCGGCGATCTGCACGGTGGCCGCAGTCACCGTATGGATCGCCTGCGCCTGGGCCGAGGTGGCGTCGTTCACGCTCTCGACGGTGTCCGACAGTCCGTTGAGGGCGGCGCTGGCCGTCTGGGTGGAGCGGCTCGTCTCGACGCTGCCCTCGGCGATGTTCTGCATGGCCACGGCGACTTGATGGATCGCGTGGCTGGACTGCTCGGATGCGTCGCCCAGGTGGTGGCTGGCCGTCGCCACCTCTTCTGCCGTGCGGCGGATCTCGGCGATGATGCCGGTCAGGTCGTGGCGGGCCTGCTCGAAGCTCTCCATCGTCTCGGACATGCGGTCGTGCAGGCTGTTCGCCGTGGCCGCCATCTGGCCCAGCTCGTCGCGCGATGTGGCCGCCAGCCGCGCCAGGGTCGGCTGGTCCCGCTCGGTCAGGTCACCCGTGGCGAGCCGGTGGAGCGCCCCGGCCAGCCAGCTCGCACTCTGGTCGGCCAGCTCGGTGAGCTGCCTCTGCACGTCGTGGACGGCGTTGCGGACATTGGAGCCAATAGTGTGGACGAACGCCAGGGTGACGGCCAGCAGCACGAGCCCGATCACCGCCAACTGCACCAGGCTCGACAAGGCGTCGCGCTCGAGGCTCGCGGCGTGGTTCAGGAGGTCGGTCGCCAGTCCGTCTTCAACCACCTTGAACAGGTCGATGCGGGCCGTGCTGGCAGCAAACCAGCGCTGCGGATCGACGCCCCCCAACGACGGCTCGAACGCCCGCGACATCGCCTGCGTCCGCAGCTTCGCGACTTCGTCCACGTCCGGACCGACGACCTTCGCCGCCAGCAACTGGCGGTGCGCCGGCGTGGCATAGGTCTGGTAGAGCTTCAGGTAGAGGTTGTGGCTGGTCGAGACCGCCACGGCGCGCTCGAGGAATCCGTCCAGAAAGCGATCCGCCGCGAAGGCGTTGTTGAGGGTGGCGCGCTCGATGCCGGCCTGCTCCTTGGCCCGCATGAAACTGGTGAACGCCAGCAATTGCTGAGCGATCTCCGGTTCGGTGATGCCCTCCGCGCCGTTCGAGAGCGTCGCCAGCATCTGCTCGATCAGGTTGGTGTAGTAGTTCAGCGCATCGCCCGCCGGGATGTTCATGCCGTCCACGGCGGCTCGGTGGGCCTTGAGGCCATCGATCTGCGTCAGCGACTGGCGAAGCCCCTCGTCAAAGCGCTGGTTGCTCTTGGCGATGGCGGTGATGGCGGGCGCGCTTCGGAACTCCCCGATGCGCTGATCGACGGTCGCGCGCTGCGCGGCCAGCTCGGCGCGGAAGTTGGCGCCCTTGCTGCCCAGGAAGCCGCTGGTCATGCCACGCTCGCGCTGCAGCTCGTGGACGACGGGACTCACACTGACCGCGAACTGCGCGACCTGCTGGACAGATCGCATCTCCTGCACAAGCTGGACGCGCGCGACCAGGGCTACGATCAACAGGCCGATGAATCCGAGCAGCGGGGCCGCGACCATCAGCGAGAGTTTGGTGCGGATGCCACGATTGGCGAGCAGGCGCATATCGAATACTCCCAGCGAAAAGCGATCGACCAGCGTGGGAGCGCGCTGGGACATATGTCTCAGCGCGTTCCCCACAGCAGAGACCTGGGCCGACCGCCGAATCGTCGGCCCGAGACGCGCATTGGGAGGCTGATCGACCGCCACCGAATCGGCCGCTCGCAATCGTGCTCTGAAGAGTCCGAACGATGGCCCCGCAAGTGGCGTGATGGCTCTTGCCCGTGCGAACGGAAATCTGACGCTACCCTGACAGGAGAAGCGAATCCGTGCGCGGTGGCGCTGCGAACGGCACGAAAACGGGTTGGGCATCGCCGATGCCCAACCCGTGCTGGATCTTGCTCCGCGGAGTGGCCGTCTACTGCCTGGGCAGCAGTTCCGCGACCTCGGCTAGCGACTGGTCGAGGATGTCGCACATCTCGTCGATGTCGGCGGGCGTCGAGACCAGCGGCGGCGAGAACGCCACGTAGTCGGTCGCCGTGCGGAAGATCAGACCGCGCTCGCGGGCCGCACGCTCGATCATCTTCCCCGGCTTCACATCCGGAGTGTACGGGCGGCGCGTGTCACGGTCCGCCACGATCTCGACGCCCTGGAGCAGGCCGGCCCCGCGCACCTCGCCGATCATCGGGTAGGTGGCGCGCATCGCCTCCAGACGCTCGCGCATCCGCAGGCCCATCTGGCGGGCGTGCTCCACGAGGTTCTCTTCCTTGATCTGGCGGATCGCCGCCAGTCCGGCCGCACAGGCGACCGGGTTGCCGCCGAACGTGTGGCCGTGGTGAAACTCGACGCGGTCCTCAAGCTTGCCCAGGAACTCGCGGTTGACCTTCTCCTGAATCAGCACGGCGGCCAGCGGCGCGTAGCCACTGGACATCCCCTTGCCGCAGGCGATCAGGTCCGGCACCACGCCGTAGTAGTCGGCCCCGAAGTTGGTTCCCAGCCGACCGAAGCCGGTGATGATCTCGTCGAAGATCAGCAGGATGTCGTAGCGGTCGCAGTACTCGCGGAGCATCTTGAAGAAGGACGGCGGCGGTACGACGAAGCCGGCCGACGAGATCGAGATCGGCTCCATGATGATGGCAGCCACCGTCTCGGGATCCTCGGCGAGGATCGTCCGTTCGACGATGTCCGCGCAGACGGTGCCGCAGTTCTCCGGTCCGGGGTAGCCGTACGGGCAGCGGAAGCAGTACGGC includes:
- a CDS encoding GNAT family N-acetyltransferase, whose protein sequence is MDDLPPILVDLPEQLVGERVIVRPWTDADSRMLWDAIDNSRDHLGPWMPWVDAYRNPDDAIDYTRRAHARWLLREDLAMAIVDRKTRHVVGGSGIHRLNWPFRLFEIGYWVRQDAEGNGYVRETVQLLTRFAFDELDANRVEIRMDTRNTRSRRVAERLGFVLEGTLRRALPAPDGEPADLHVFALLPEEYASLEWATPPA
- a CDS encoding thioredoxin family protein, translating into MKDFAKLVTYAREELGAVHEYERYRPNHFTLRRIAELLPSAHVEIVGASWCKDCKREVPRFAAIAERLHGWTVELLGDDRATRERLAIERIPTFIVRAAAGGKELGRIVESPAGASLEDDLLAIAEAHPSQILA
- a CDS encoding nitrate- and nitrite sensing domain-containing protein, which produces MAVDQPPNARLGPTIRRSAQVSAVGNALRHMSQRAPTLVDRFSLGVFDMRLLANRGIRTKLSLMVAAPLLGFIGLLIVALVARVQLVQEMRSVQQVAQFAVSVSPVVHELQRERGMTSGFLGSKGANFRAELAAQRATVDQRIGEFRSAPAITAIAKSNQRFDEGLRQSLTQIDGLKAHRAAVDGMNIPAGDALNYYTNLIEQMLATLSNGAEGITEPEIAQQLLAFTSFMRAKEQAGIERATLNNAFAADRFLDGFLERAVAVSTSHNLYLKLYQTYATPAHRQLLAAKVVGPDVDEVAKLRTQAMSRAFEPSLGGVDPQRWFAASTARIDLFKVVEDGLATDLLNHAASLERDALSSLVQLAVIGLVLLAVTLAFVHTIGSNVRNAVHDVQRQLTELADQSASWLAGALHRLATGDLTERDQPTLARLAATSRDELGQMAATANSLHDRMSETMESFEQARHDLTGIIAEIRRTAEEVATASHHLGDASEQSSHAIHQVAVAMQNIAEGSVETSRSTQTASAALNGLSDTVESVNDATSAQAQAIHTVTAATVQIAEHAHRVGDMAHSISEDSQQTVVSLGHGGEAVREIAQAMANIRAVHDQTAHHVELLGQLGERIETVVETIEDIAEQTNLLALNAAIEAARAGEQGRGFAIVADEVRKLAERSRRETQAIGTFVHEIQQGTRQAVQAMASGEGTIDAGVERVDQARLAFSQIERVVASSSSHIADISSAAEALDASSRSAAEAIVRVNDGAEACLSAANLMVGQSHEVNASVESIAAVSEESSAAAEEVSATAEEMATQIQVGSMQSQKLAESAAELRELVAGFRLDGHQSAAATSERRPVRRSA
- a CDS encoding aspartate aminotransferase family protein, translating into MVDTPARSDVMNLVLDFMQMEEFAKDPFVIQEASGIRLRSTDGREYIDGLAGVFTVSLGHGNQRIIDAVTEQLKSIAFAPPLHGTNPQAIELAKELIEFAPPGVSAVKFVSGGSEATEAAMKLARQYHVNRGNARKYKIVAKYGAYHGATMGALSAGGGWERKSVFEPLLGHMLHVHPPYCFRCPYGYPGPENCGTVCADIVERTILAEDPETVAAIIMEPISISSAGFVVPPPSFFKMLREYCDRYDILLIFDEIITGFGRLGTNFGADYYGVVPDLIACGKGMSSGYAPLAAVLIQEKVNREFLGKLEDRVEFHHGHTFGGNPVACAAGLAAIRQIKEENLVEHARQMGLRMRERLEAMRATYPMIGEVRGAGLLQGVEIVADRDTRRPYTPDVKPGKMIERAARERGLIFRTATDYVAFSPPLVSTPADIDEMCDILDQSLAEVAELLPRQ